A genomic region of Leptospira mtsangambouensis contains the following coding sequences:
- a CDS encoding amidohydrolase family protein: MEEGEGVKSSNQPDIRLSSPFSWRGESFPPILDSESPDHLSRIRDLGIPYIFDIHTHFFPETVMKLIWRWFDNVNWAIGYRLPEKERVERLHHNGIKRFTTLNYAHKVGMASSLNDWTYANYKNWEGAIPFGTFYPEEGVLSYVKQAVDEYKFQGFKLHCEVSKLNLNHPELAETFLYLLEKQIPILIHTGTAPLPGEFTGIQFFKPFLETYPTLKIIVAHMGAHEISAYASLLSAYPNLALDTTMVFVDFLATGKIEEVDAAVSYLETYQDQIYFGSDFPNIPYNLNHPITKILDLPISDLAKQKILYKNAENLFFK; encoded by the coding sequence ATGGAAGAAGGGGAAGGTGTAAAATCTTCCAATCAACCTGACATTCGCCTCTCTTCTCCATTTTCTTGGAGGGGAGAAAGTTTCCCTCCCATTTTAGATTCCGAATCTCCCGATCATTTAAGTCGCATTCGTGATTTAGGAATTCCTTATATCTTCGATATCCACACTCATTTTTTTCCAGAGACGGTGATGAAACTCATTTGGCGTTGGTTTGACAATGTGAACTGGGCCATCGGATACCGACTGCCAGAAAAAGAAAGAGTGGAAAGGCTCCACCATAATGGGATCAAACGATTTACTACTTTAAATTATGCTCATAAAGTAGGTATGGCTTCTTCATTAAATGATTGGACTTATGCCAATTACAAAAATTGGGAAGGAGCTATTCCCTTTGGAACGTTTTATCCAGAAGAGGGTGTCCTTAGTTATGTGAAACAGGCAGTGGATGAGTATAAATTCCAAGGATTCAAACTCCACTGTGAAGTCTCCAAACTCAATTTAAATCATCCTGAACTTGCTGAAACATTTCTGTATTTGTTGGAAAAACAAATTCCGATTTTGATCCATACGGGAACGGCACCCCTACCTGGTGAGTTTACAGGGATCCAATTTTTTAAACCCTTTCTCGAAACCTATCCTACATTAAAAATCATAGTCGCTCATATGGGCGCCCATGAGATCTCCGCCTATGCTTCGTTACTTTCTGCTTATCCAAACCTGGCTCTTGATACCACAATGGTCTTTGTGGACTTTCTTGCTACGGGTAAAATAGAAGAGGTGGATGCGGCCGTTTCCTATTTAGAGACATACCAGGACCAAATATACTTTGGATCGGATTTTCCAAACATTCCTTATAACCTAAACCACCCCATCACTAAGATTTTGGATTTACCCATCAGTGACTTAGCCAAACAAAAAATTCTCTACAAGAACGCAGAAAACTTATTTTTTAAATGA